The following nucleotide sequence is from Candidatus Jordarchaeales archaeon.
AAGATTGCTTATTAGCGTCCTTATGTTGGGAACCGTTGACTCAAAAACGGGTTCAACAACCACTCGTGTCGCTTTAAACGAAGGCATACCCGTTGAATTTGTTTCGGGATTAACTATCTTGTTCCCCCAGGGTCCCAGTGGAACCACAAGTATTCCCTTGTGAGGTTCATCTCTAGACCTTTCCGCCCTGAGAACCACTTCACCGTAAGGAGATTTCACGAGAACGTAGTCCCCCGGAAGG
It contains:
- a CDS encoding molybdopterin dinucleotide binding domain-containing protein codes for the protein MVKKSLEMILVTCRTVEQGAAREGEKMGYSYQRACGVCYMDYEDMKELDILPGDYVLVKSPYGEVVLRAERSRDEPHKGILVVPLGPWGNKIVNPETNSTGMPSFKATRVVVEPVFESTVPNIRTLISNLQS